A segment of the Bacteriovorax sp. BAL6_X genome:
GCGAAGAAAGCTACAAAGCACTTATTAAGAAACTTGGTCTAAGAAAGTAAGCCAAATAAAAAGAAAGGAAGCTTTATGCTTCCTTTTTTTTATTTATAAAGTTAAAATTAAGTAACGAATTTTTTGGATAAGTAGACAAGGACAGTCTAGGGATTTAAGGGATATTAAAATTTAAGAACTCACAAGCCGAATAAAGTTTTTAAGTTTTCATATTCTTTGGATTTCTCAAGATCATCCTCAATTCTTAAAGAAAAAATTCTAAATACATTTAAAAATATAAAATGGAGTTTTTATGTTAAACAACAAACGTGAGTTTACTTACAACTTCGGTGGTAAAGATATTACTATCGAAACTGGCCGTATGGCCAAGCAAGCAGATGCATCAGTTATCGTAACTTGTGGTGGTACACAAGTTCTTGTTACTGCAACTTCTGCAACTCAAGTAAAAGATGGGCAAGACTTTTTCCCACTTCTAGTAGAGTACACTGAGAAATTTTATTCAGCAGGGAAGTTCCTTGGTGGATTCCTTAAAAGAGAAGGTCGTCCTTCAGTAGGTGAGACCCTTAACGCTCGTCTAATTGATAGACCATTAAGGCCACTATTTCCAGAAGGATATATGTTTGACACTGTAATTTCTTGTACAGTTATCTCTTACTCACCTGAAGGTGACCCGGAGGTTCTTGCAGCAATCGGTGCTTCTGCGGCCCTTACTATTTCTGATATTCCATTTGCAGGGCCAATCGGTACTTGTAAAGTTGGCCGTATTGACGGTGAATTTGTTATCAACCCAGATCAAGATAAGTGGGAAGAATCAGATATGGAAATCGTTGTTGCTGCAAGTGACAATGCAATTCTTATGGTTGAAGGGGAAGCGAAGGTTGCTCCTGAACAAGATGTACTTGATGCAATCTTCTACGGTCAAAAAGAGATCGAAGGATTTGTTTCATTCCTTAAAGATGTTCAAAAAGAAGTTGGTAGAGAAAAACGTGAATTCGTATCTGCTGCTGCTAATAAAACAATGCTTGAGAAAATCAGAGCTGACTTCACTGCAACAGCACGTGAAGCTCTTAAGATTACTGACAAGCTTCTTAGACAAAAAGCTGTTAAAGCTATCGAAACTCAAGTTAAAGAAGCAATGGCAGCTGATCCGGCGGCCTTTGGTCTTACTGAAGACGATGCATTTGGAAAAGAAGCATACAAAGGTGTTGATGAGCTAATGTATGAAATGCTACGTGGTGATATTCTTGATGAAGACAAGCGTATTGCTGGACGTGGACTTGCTGAAGTTCGTACTATTGAAACTGAAACAGATATTCTAAAAGTACCACACGGATCATCACTATTTACTCGTGGTGAAACACAAGTTATGGCCGCTGTTACTCTTGGTGGTAGCAAAGGTGCTCAAATGAGTGACCGTATTATCGGTACAAAAGAAGACCAATTCTATCTACACTATAACTTCCCTCCATTCTCTGTAGGTGAGGCACGTGGTGTACGTGGTGTTGGACGTCGTGAACAAGGTCACGGTAACCTAGCTGAGCGTGCTCTTAAAGCAGTTATGCCAACAGACTTCCCATATACAACTCGTCTTGTATGTGAGGTTCTAGAGTCTAACGGTTCTTCTTCAATGGGTTCTGTATGTTCAGGTTCAATGGCCCTTATGGATGCTGGTGTTCCTCTAACTGCACCAGTTGCAGGGATTGCGATGGGTCTAGTAACTGATGGTGAAAGATTCAAAATCCTTACAGATATCCTTGGTGATGAAGATCACCTAGGTGATATGGACTTTAAAGTTGCTGGTACAACTGAAGGTATCACAGCAATTCAAATGGATATTAAGATTACTGGTCTTACTAAAGAAATCGTTGAAAGTGCAATGGCACAAGCAAGAGAAGGGCGTCTGCACATCCTTGAAGAGATGGCAAAGACAATTTCTGTTGAAAGAAAAACTCTTAAAGACGGTGTTCCTGTAATGAAAACTATGCAGATCAAGCAAGATCAAATCGGTGGTCTTATTGGTCCTGGTGGAAAGAATATTAAGAAGCTTCAAGAGGATTTCGATCTTACTATCGAAATTGAGGAAGATGGAACAACTAAATTCATCTCAACTAACCAAGAGATGATTGATGAGTGTATGTCACTAGTTGCTCTACAAATGAATGGACCTGAAGTTGGAAAAGTATATGAAGCTAAAGTTGCTTCTCTTAAAGACTATGGTGCATTTGTTGATATCGCTGCAGGTGTTGGTGGACTTGTTCACATTTCTGAAATTGCTGAAGATAGAATCACTGATGCTGCTGACTACTTAGACGAAGGTCAAGAAGTAAAGATTAAGGTTCTTGAAATCGATAAAATGGGACGTGCTAAGCTTTCAATCAAAGCAGTTGAAGCTCTTAAGAGAAAAGACGGAAAGACTGAAGCTGAAGCACAAAAAGATGCTCCAAAGCGTGAGCCACGTGAGTCAAGAGATGGTGACAGAGGTGATCGTAGGCCAAGAGGTGATAGAAAGCCTCGCGCAGACAGAAAGCCACGTGGTGACAAAAAAGATTAATAGGCAGAATAAGACTTATGATCGATAGAGTAGTTGATTTAAAAGTTAAGAAGCTAGAGCATTACGACTCTAGCTTCGATCTTCCACAATATGAAACAACTGGAGCTGCGGGAGCAGATCTTCGTGCTCATCTTGAGAACAAAGATGGCCTTGTCATCGCTCCAGGTGCTCGTGTTCTTGTTCCAACTGGTTTAAGCTTTGAGATCCCTCATGGGTATGAAGTTCAAATCAGACCTCGTTCGGGACTTTCGTTTAAAACAGACCTTCTTGTTGTTAACTCGCCTGGGACAATCGATTGCGATTATCGCGGCGAAGTTAAAATCATCCTTGGAAATTTTGGTAAAGAAGACTTCATTATTAAGCATGGTGAGCGTGTTGCTCAGATGGTTATGGCACCAGTTTGGCAGGCCAGAATCTCGGCCGTGGATGAATTGACTGATACTGAAAGAGGGGCCGGAGGTTTCGGTTCAACAGGAACAAAGTAACAAAATAATAAAATAAGGATTATTACGATGAGTTTAAAGGTGAACTATAATCAGGCTTCAAATCAAGAAGAGGCCTATAATCTTGGTAAGCAGGCCGTTACACCTGAGTATGTGGCAAAATTCAATGTAAAAGCTGATGTTATAACAGATGATGGTAATTTTTCCATGCAAGCTAAAGGAAAAGGCTTTGAATTGAAGCTAAAGTTTGAAGATTCTTACTGTCTAGTTGATCTTGACCTATCTTTTATGCTAAAGCCTCTTAAAGGAAAAATTTTAGAAACCATTGAGAATAAGATCAAGAAGACCGTTTAATCGAGTTATTCGTTCTCAATAAAATTAATGAAGGCTTAAAATGTTCAAAGTTAATCTTACTCCATCAAATGAGACCATTTACGTTGATGATGAGATGTCTCTACTAGAGCATCTAAAGAAGAATGGAGTTTATGTTAACTCTAGTTGTGGAGGACACGGTACATGTACAGATTGTATTGTGAGAATCACTGCTGGAGGAGATAACCTAAATGAGCCGACGGAAGTTGAGCAAAAACTTTTAGGAAATGTATTTCACATCACTAAAGAGCGTATGTCTTGCCAGACAATCGTTAATGGTGAAGTTACTGTGGATATGTCTGGGCACACAAAAGCAGGTGTTGAGGCCAAGCGTGAAGCTAAGAATAAGAAAGTTGTTAATGAAAAGCTTTCAAAGCTTAAGCAGTCTGGAAACTTCAAAGTAAGAAAGAAAGACGAAGTTGAAAAGGTTATGACTGAGCGCCAAGCAAAGTGGGAAGAAAAGAACTCTAAGAAAGAGGAATGGAAGAACCACTGGGAGCGTGAAGGACGTGACAGTTCAAAAGAAAAGCGCCTAGGTGGTGGACGCCGCCCTAAAACAATTCGTCAAAACTATAAAGAAGACGACAAAGAATAAAAACCAATCAAAAATTGTTAAATTAAAACTCAGATAGCAAGGCCTGAATCTTTTTCAGGTCCGCTTTTCTATTTGAACGATCCACAAAAATATACTTTCCACTATCAAGCTTAGCAAAAAGTTGAAAGTAGCCCTTGTTTTCAAATCCACGCATTGTCGGATCTTGCTTCATCTTTGCCACATTTGGAGAGTCCATGAAGTGGTCGATTGAGAAAGCATCCTTTGCTTCAAGCTTATAAGTCTTTTTATAAACTGGTATGAAGAAAATTCTGTGCTTTAGAATAAGCTTATCACCTTGCTTTGTTATGAATTTCTCATACATATAGAAACTAAGTGTAATAAATGGAATTAGAAATAGTGTGGCCGCAACAGCAATAACGAGTGCCTGGTTGATACTATCTCCAGTGTTATATAGCTTAATCATCGGTCCCTTAACGCCAATAAACATAGCAATGACGACTGTTGCAGCTGCTAGAAGGTAGCCCCAAAAAACCATCGGCAGTCCGTAGGTCTTAAGAGTTAATCCCTCTTCGTTGATAGTGATACGATCTTTTTCTTCTTTTGATACTGGAAATATAAACATTAGGCCCATGTGGCGTATTTTAGTCACAGCTCTACGATTAGTCTACCAGATAATTAGCAGATATTACGCAATATCTTCACAACTTCTGCAAGAGCTGAAGAGTCGCTAAAAAGACGATTGCACCAATGGTGGAGATAACGATACTTCCTATAAGGCCGTAACTTGCAAAGCCTACCAGGTGGAATGTGAAGCTTCCTACGAAGGAGCCCATAATACCCACAATGATATTACCCACAAGGCCAAAGGTTTCTCCGCGGTAGAGACTTCCTGCTAACCAGCCAGAAATGGCACCAATAAATAAAATAATGATAAATTGTTCGATGGCCACGATACACCTCCTAAATTAATTCATTTTAGGAGATGTATCGTATTGATTGTTAGTTAAGATAACTTAAATAAGTAAAACTTTTAAGCTCTAAGTACTGGGCCTAAAGCCAAGTGCTTAGTGAGAAGTTAATTGCGTATCCGTTCGTTTCGTCCGCATTACCATCTGTTGATGTATTTGTTTCTTCTCTGTATTGGCGCTCTACAAGGAAACCACCATTAAGTTGTACTTTTCTTGATAATTTGTATTGTGCACCGATATCTAGCTTATAGATTGTTGTTCGACTTACATTACCGTCGTTGTATCTCGACTGACCGAAACCTGTGGTTGGGTCAGCAGAGTAATCGTCTTTATCGTGAGCTAGGTCGTAAACAAATGAGTACTCAGCATTAATCCCTGCGGCCCACTTGTCATCGATCTTATAAAGGAAACCAACTTGAGCGTTATATGTTTCTTGCTTAAGAGTTGCATAGCGATCATTTGGATGTTTTGAGAAGTAACCAAATAGTCCTTCAGTCCAAAATGCCCAGCTATTATTCTCATATTGGTAGGCAAGTGAGTATCCATGATCTGCTTCTGGGTCAATATCACGCCAGTAAGTGAAAGCACCTACGATGATCTCGTGATTTTGAGTAGGGTTGTAACGTCCCTTATAAGCAAAACCTCTTTGGAAGTTCGTATTGAAAGTTCTTTCAGTGTCATATTGTAGTTCAGATGTCGGATCTCCACCAAGGTATGGAATCGACTGATTATCTCTGTCACGTCTTACTTGTTGGTTTGAACCAAAGAAAGTCACATCGTGAGTTTGACCTTGTCTCCAACCACCGTAACGAAGAGTAAGAAGATACTTTCTTTTGAAGTATCCAGCTCTCATTCCTGAGTATGTTTGAGTAAGATATCCACCGTCCATTAGATTTCTTTCAGTGATACCAAAGTGCATTGTATAGAAAGGAACTTTTCCCTTACCACCAGTAAGCTTCCAATTATTGTTGAAACGATAAGTAAGGAGGGCCTCCTCCATCAGGTCAACAGTTGTCCCTGCTTCTTCAGTTGCATCAATATCAAGTTTGAATTTTGCGCTCCACTGCTCGTGGTTGAAATAAACTTTAATATCAGCAGTTCCGTAACCCATTTCAGCACGAGTGCTGTTGCCACCGATCTTCTCCAGTGTCATCAGGTCTAATACCATGAAGGCACGAACATTAAAGTCGTAGGCTTGGGCCGTAATACTACTAAGTAGTAAAAGTGAAATTAGTAGGGATCTTTTAAACATTGTCTACTCTCTCTTATCAAATAGGCTTATAAATTGGCGAATTAATAAGAGAGATGTATCAATTAAGTGACAAAGTGTAAAAACAGAATTGTGTTAAGTATGAATTACTTACAATATAAATTTGTCTTTAATAGCTTTTTTAAAGCTGATTACAGTCTTCGTAATTCTCGTAATATTGTTCGTGGTCAGGAACAGATGTTTCCTTACAATCTTTTCGCTCTGAAGCGACATCGCGAGTTGTGCTTGAAGAACATGACGTGCTAAATAAAACTAGTGTAGATAGGGTAAGTAGAGAGATAAATTTTTTCATGAAAAACTCCTTTTCCTGCCAGTATTATAACTCGAATTGGGGTAAAAAAAAGGCCTGCAAAATGTGCAGGCCCTCTATTACATGATCGATAGAATCGATTACTAAGATTTAACTTATGATTTCTTATGAGCTTTTTTGCTCTTGCGATCACATGACTTTCCATCGCATTTTTTAGATTCTTTGCAATCTTTTTTCTTTTTAGCGCAACAGCTCTTTTGCGCACGATCACAAGACTTACCAGACTTATCTGATTGAAATGATGAGCAAGAACCCATAATTAGTAGCGCTGTTAGACCTAGTACTTTAAACATAACTTCTCCTTAATATTTGTTAAAATTCTTCAACACAGGGATTAAAGAGGCCTTGCTATTAGCAAACTCTTTTCAGGTTGAAATTCTTTAAATAATTTTAACCCATTTTGGTAGAAATTGAAGGTCGAAAGGCCTGCGGAATTATTTTCTAAAGCGGCCAAATGAATAACAAAGTTAAATAATTGAGGGCACTCAAGTCCACTTGTCACAATAATCTGCCAATTCCTCTTGTCGCGTCTTAGCTGGAAGAATTCAAAAACGCTGATATTAACGCCAAATTTAAGTATTATATGATTAACTTCCTCTGGAATATTCTTTCTAAACTGAAACTCAAAACTCTCATCAAGCGCTAGGGCAATGCGATCACTCCATAGGCTCTGGGCCCATAGTCCGAGATCACTAAATGGTTCTTCAATATACTCTATAGCATCGATTGTCTTAGGTTCAAGATTGTAAAGGATGCTTTCCAAAACTGAACTATCAAGACTACGGTTTCCATCAAGGCGTAGTTTAACACCTTTTGCTGCCAATGAATTTAGGTCTGCAATTACATCATGAGTATTGGAGTTCGTTGAAATTTTATATTTTAAAATATCATGAGAATTGAATTTTAAGTCTAGACCTTTTTGGAATAGTAAATTAATACTCACGCTATTGGCCTGATTAAAATAATCATTGTGACCATTTACCTTTCGGTAGTACTTAATAAGAGCATACTCAAAGGCCAAGATAACATTATTTGGAATATCCTTCTCATTAATTAGAGGAGCTTCAAATAAGGCGCCGTTAGTAAAATCTTTGAGGGGATAGTCGATTTCATACTCGTGTTCGAGTTCTTGATTTTCATAGAAGAAGGCAAATTGAGTGATATAGGAAGTAAAGACTTCTCCTTCAATGTAGACTTCTACTTCAAAATAATCAATCTTCTTATATTCTTTAGCACGGGCCTTAAGTGCTAAGCGCATATTATGAACTTCTTTGTATATAGGTCTAAGGACTAACTTAGCCACATGGCCCCACTATAAATAAGAGTTGAAATGAAAAGATATTTGCCTGTACGAGCAAGACTTTCATTATAGGCCGGCGATGGCCCATTCTTAATAGGATACGTCCATGTTTTTAAAAATACTAAAGTTAAAATGAAAAGAATTATATCCACGGCCACGGCCTGGCCACTACTAAGAATAAGGATAGAATGTCCACATAGGATAACAAAAGCAATGGCAACAAAGATTAAAGGCAGCCAGCTTGAGGTTTTCTTCATAATCATTTTATTAAGTAAAATCCCAAGTGTTAGCTTGCCTGCGGCCTTATCACTTTCGATATCTCGAGCATTATTAATGGCCATAATGGCCGCACTTAGTAGGCCCGGATAGAGGCTAAGAAGGATAATTGAATCATTAATTGTGCCCACCTGAAGATAGTAAGCTCCACATACTGCAATATTGCCAAAGAATACAAGAGCTAGAAGCTCTCCAAGTCCGTAGTGAGATAGTGGGAAAGGGCCACCTGTGTAGGCGTAAGCACCAATGATTGAAGCAAGGCCAACAATAATAATTGGTAGTCCTCCAACATTCATGAGAAAGATTCCAAGTAAGAAGGCCATGGCCAATGTAGCGATGAAAAATTTCTTTACTGTCTGTGGACTTACAAGTCCTGTGCTTGTGACACGCTCTGGGCCTAAGCGCTCTTGTGTATCAACACCTGTTTGGGTGTCGTAGTAATCATTAATTAGATTAGAAGAGATTTGTAAAAGGAGAGTACAAAGCAGTGTTATCGTAAATACGATCCAACTAATATTACCTTGGTCAAAATATGCGGCCGCAGTGGCCATGATAACCGGAGAGGCCCCGGCCGGTAATGTCTTGGGCCTTGCTGCAGTTATAAATCCTTTTACAAGTTGACTCATTATTTT
Coding sequences within it:
- a CDS encoding GlsB/YeaQ/YmgE family stress response membrane protein, encoding MAIEQFIIILFIGAISGWLAGSLYRGETFGLVGNIIVGIMGSFVGSFTFHLVGFASYGLIGSIVISTIGAIVFLATLQLLQKL
- the dut gene encoding dUTP diphosphatase; amino-acid sequence: MIDRVVDLKVKKLEHYDSSFDLPQYETTGAAGADLRAHLENKDGLVIAPGARVLVPTGLSFEIPHGYEVQIRPRSGLSFKTDLLVVNSPGTIDCDYRGEVKIILGNFGKEDFIIKHGERVAQMVMAPVWQARISAVDELTDTERGAGGFGSTGTK
- a CDS encoding 2Fe-2S iron-sulfur cluster-binding protein, which codes for MFKVNLTPSNETIYVDDEMSLLEHLKKNGVYVNSSCGGHGTCTDCIVRITAGGDNLNEPTEVEQKLLGNVFHITKERMSCQTIVNGEVTVDMSGHTKAGVEAKREAKNKKVVNEKLSKLKQSGNFKVRKKDEVEKVMTERQAKWEEKNSKKEEWKNHWEREGRDSSKEKRLGGGRRPKTIRQNYKEDDKE
- the pnp gene encoding polyribonucleotide nucleotidyltransferase encodes the protein MLNNKREFTYNFGGKDITIETGRMAKQADASVIVTCGGTQVLVTATSATQVKDGQDFFPLLVEYTEKFYSAGKFLGGFLKREGRPSVGETLNARLIDRPLRPLFPEGYMFDTVISCTVISYSPEGDPEVLAAIGASAALTISDIPFAGPIGTCKVGRIDGEFVINPDQDKWEESDMEIVVAASDNAILMVEGEAKVAPEQDVLDAIFYGQKEIEGFVSFLKDVQKEVGREKREFVSAAANKTMLEKIRADFTATAREALKITDKLLRQKAVKAIETQVKEAMAADPAAFGLTEDDAFGKEAYKGVDELMYEMLRGDILDEDKRIAGRGLAEVRTIETETDILKVPHGSSLFTRGETQVMAAVTLGGSKGAQMSDRIIGTKEDQFYLHYNFPPFSVGEARGVRGVGRREQGHGNLAERALKAVMPTDFPYTTRLVCEVLESNGSSSMGSVCSGSMALMDAGVPLTAPVAGIAMGLVTDGERFKILTDILGDEDHLGDMDFKVAGTTEGITAIQMDIKITGLTKEIVESAMAQAREGRLHILEEMAKTISVERKTLKDGVPVMKTMQIKQDQIGGLIGPGGKNIKKLQEDFDLTIEIEEDGTTKFISTNQEMIDECMSLVALQMNGPEVGKVYEAKVASLKDYGAFVDIAAGVGGLVHISEIAEDRITDAADYLDEGQEVKIKVLEIDKMGRAKLSIKAVEALKRKDGKTEAEAQKDAPKREPRESRDGDRGDRRPRGDRKPRADRKPRGDKKD
- a CDS encoding polyhydroxyalkanoic acid system family protein — protein: MSLKVNYNQASNQEEAYNLGKQAVTPEYVAKFNVKADVITDDGNFSMQAKGKGFELKLKFEDSYCLVDLDLSFMLKPLKGKILETIENKIKKTV
- the menA gene encoding 1,4-dihydroxy-2-naphthoate octaprenyltransferase, with the protein product MSQLVKGFITAARPKTLPAGASPVIMATAAAYFDQGNISWIVFTITLLCTLLLQISSNLINDYYDTQTGVDTQERLGPERVTSTGLVSPQTVKKFFIATLAMAFLLGIFLMNVGGLPIIIVGLASIIGAYAYTGGPFPLSHYGLGELLALVFFGNIAVCGAYYLQVGTINDSIILLSLYPGLLSAAIMAINNARDIESDKAAGKLTLGILLNKMIMKKTSSWLPLIFVAIAFVILCGHSILILSSGQAVAVDIILFILTLVFLKTWTYPIKNGPSPAYNESLARTGKYLFISTLIYSGAMWLS